A single region of the Coregonus clupeaformis isolate EN_2021a chromosome 40, ASM2061545v1, whole genome shotgun sequence genome encodes:
- the LOC121571675 gene encoding centromere protein J isoform X1 encodes MSSPAGLQAQQSQTNFLARWMPSSSRAGVILNASQDLAESLRHSSVWRSRDVNDSFASQFVPLPVSSSSSCLSVSSLVHYAEPGTELSKQQNQRPGDRTLSDRQFAGLQTVSQGLTLPGEMDSMEKFVEQSQDLPLMLKLEQLRQWQQHMQEQLKAHQLEELVHLQEEQQRLLGMVHVAQQNGADYIETSRLTGADWGENTLLGGSPLSHRPPAAKSFPIGPPQGPASSQLWRQGPTFRQPPRDQEQEVEEQDQKLGTEAWSNPHKHHQLSGDADHRGGDEEDEEVTLSPHSDPSMTADRKAYRGDDCELDSQDRPIKPGIRGQKQTFEALLEEQLRLEEQRLKTTQQQQSPEAAEGASPRANTKRAFLRRGEGLSRFTNRSKAPLPNRGRPQKDPKPQAKVSTRWTSEPTQKVSQRPPVQRKTAVLNKENRPRDPCSPLLDSVRPEGKAAKPAAVRPRVLGSHQRQNVEMTNCLRPREVISNKVGGTSQPVSRTPAAVTKQFGLEERTGALQRNGSGPLRPDRAAEGNSGVPEYSFELSFQEKLQHWDCDRQKESVELGEFELLEQAAEELSFSSNSSFVMKVLQLDQQHPLQGSRGRHPRRLSSTPIKSPSPPKGVHSGGTSKSGQGTGTSSSESPGVSAVRAKEVVMRENSKATEDDEEEEEDKVSDVKQHEEISDVLFRSSSEFGDREEVARPSYQTTFSSNLWENPLPASNPPYDKRSYQDREGGSGQAEEGRESDIDDSTLLEDREEGDHEGLLVFDDDDTWNDLEEAGSIVEDDSRTRGAATGNRHTPTATVNDISPPERTLKRKVAVAKGTELERVSVITAANQEPDPPPASQLMARLFPSLKPKTQASPPPQPEPRKTEDGSGQQQQSRQLRERLLELELEIERFRTENAALARLRQENEKNQEKLGKERAEFEQRKAEELARFEEFKREETKKLQKERKVFEKHASAARAIPDKRERDEIQAMKKQLSSLQEELKRRESRWSTTHSRLRQQIDSLSSDNSDLRDEVRTLEKLRLSTWGKIGTDSEREKDRREERAREGPRPLDSYIALEARCLKLASPPDTVRSSISSKGSPSGHSPSTQGGIRGILKRSGPTLAPSPAHSYSSEDRPAFLTSSHHPAQSHDHSHNLSPRARGLQTETTEVKDQQEPGQDVITHTDGKMERVLACGGRLIIFPNGTRKEVSADGQTAKVTFFNGDIKQVMADQRVIYYYADAQTTHTTYPDGIEVLQFPNNQTEKHFPDGRKEITFPDQTVKNLYPDGREESVLTDGTIIQVNLDGSKAIQFNTGQKEVHTADYKRREYPDGTLKTVYTDGRQETRYPTGRLRVKDKHGNIVIDNRP; translated from the exons ATGTCATCTCCAGCTGGGTTGCAGGCTCAGCAGTCCCAAACAAACTTCCTTGCCCGATGGATGCCGAGCAGCTCCCGTGCCGGGGTTATCTTGAACGCCTCCCAGGACCTGGCTGAGTCTCTTCGACACAGCTCTGTCTGGAGGTCCCGGGACGTGAATGACTCCTTTGCCTCTCAGTTTGTTCCCCTCCCGGTCTCCAGTAGTAGCAGTTGCCTCAGTGTCAGTTCCCTCGTCCATTATGCTGAGCCCGGGACAGAATTGAGCAAACAACAGAATCAGCGACCGGGGGATAGGACTTTGTCTGACAGACAATTTGCTGGACTGCAAACAGTGTCTCAAGGGttgacattacctggagagatgGACAGTATGGAGAAGTTTGTAGAGCAGTCTCAGGACCTACCCCTAATGCTCAAACTTGAACAG CTGAGGCAGTGGCAGCAGCACATGCAGGAGCAGCTGAAAGCCCACCAGCTGGAGGAACTCGTCCATCTCCAGGAGGAGCAACAAAGGTTACTGGGCATGGTGCATGTGGCTCAGCAGAATGGGGCAG ATTACATAGAGACCTCCAGGTTGACGGGAGCAGACTGGGGAGAGAACACTCTACTGGGgggctcccccctctctcacagACCCCCAGCAGCCAAGAGCTTCCCTATAGGCCCCCCACAAGGGCCTGCGTCTTCCCAGCTCTGGAGACAGGGGCCTACATTCCGGCAGCCGCCAAGGGACCAGGAGCAGGAAGTGGAGGAACAGGACCAAAAACTGG GGACAGAAGCATGGAGCAATCCACACAAACATCATCAGCTGAGTGGAGATGCTGAtcataggggtggtgatgaggaggatgaggaagtcACGTTATCTCCCCATTCTGATCCCTCTATGACTGCAGACCGCAAAGCATACAGAGGAGATGACTGTGAACTAGACTCACAGGACAG GCCCATTAAACCAGGGATAAGGGGGCAGAAGCAGACGTTTGAGGCGCTCCTGGAGGAACAGCTGAGGCTGGAGGAGCAGAGACTGAAGACCACCCAGCAGCAGCAG AGCCCTGAGGCAGCTGAGGGAGCCAGTCCGAGAGCTAATACCAAGAGAGCCTTCCTGAGGCGAGGGGAGGGCCTCTCCAGATTCACCAACCGAAGCAAAGCCCCTCTGCCCAACAGAGGGAGACCCCAAAAAGATCCCAAACCCCAGGCCAAGGTCAGCACCCGTTGGACCTCAGAGCCCACCCAGAAGGTCAGTCAGCGCCCACCCGTACAGCGCAAGACTGCTGTGCTCAACAAGGAGAACAGACCAAGAGACCCGTGCTCACCCCTCCTGGACAGTGTCAGACCAGAGGGCAAGGCAGCCAAGCCGGCCGCAGTGAGACCCAGAGTCCTGGGCAGTCACCAGAGACAGAACGTGGAGATGACTAACTGTCTAAGGCCAAGGGAGGTGATTAGTAACAAGGTGGGTGGGACTTCTCAGCCTGTGAGTAGAACTCCTGCAGCTGTAACTAAACAGTTTGGGCTTGAAGAGAGGACTGGAGCCCTGCAGAGGAATGGAAGTGGTCCATTGAGACCGGATAGAGCAGCAGAGGGAAATTCGGGTGTTCCGGAGTATTCCTTTGAGCTGTCGTTCCAGGAGAAGCTGCAGCACTGGGACTGTGACCGtcagaaggagagtgtggagctGGGGGAGTTTGAGCTGCTGGAGCAGGCAGCCGAGgaactctccttctcctctaacTCATCCTTCGTCATGAAG GTGCTGCAGCTGGACCAGCAACACCCCCTCCAGGGCAGCAGGGGGCGCCACCCGCGACGCCTCTCCTCCACGCCCATCAAATCCCCCTCGCCGCCTAAAGGGGTTCACAGCGGGGGCACCAGTAAAAGTGGCCAAGGCACAGGGACCAGCTCATCTGAATCACCAGGAGTATCTGCTGTGAGGGCAAAGGAGGTTGTGATGAGGGAAAACAGCAAAGCCActgaggatgatgaggaggaggaggaagataaaGTGAGCGACGTCAAACAACATGAGGAAATCTCTGACGTCTTGTTCCGCAGTAGCTCTGAATTCGGGGATCGGGAGGAAGTAGCCCGACCATCATACCAGACTACCTTTTCCAGCAACCTCTGGGAAAACCCGCTCCCTGCATCCAACCCTCCATACGACAAGAGGTCATATCAGGACAGAGAGGGTGGCTCAGGCCAGGCAGAGGAGGGCAGGGAGAGTGACATTGACGACTCCACCCTATTGgaggacagagaagagggggaCCACGAGGGTCTGTTGGTGTTTGATGATGACGACACCTGGAACGACCTGGAGGAGGCTGGCAGCATCGTTGAGGATGACAGCAGAACAAGAGGCGCTGCTACAGGAAACCGACACACTCCCACAGCAACAGTGAATGACATCTCACCCCCAGAGAGGACACTGAAGAGAAAGGTGGCTGTGGCCAAAGGGACGGAGCTGGAGAGGGTGTCTGTTATCACAGCAGCCAACCAGGAGCCAGATCCTCCTCCCGCTTCCCAGCTCATGGCCAGGCTGTTCCCCTCGCTAAAGCCCAAAACCCAGGCCTCTCCCCCACCTCAACCAGAGCCTAGGAAGACTGAGGACGGATCAG GCCAGCAGCAGCAGTCCAGGCAGCTGAGGGAGAGgctgctggagctggagctggagatTGAACGTTTCAGGACAGAGAATGCTGCCTTGGCCAGACTCAGACAGGAGAACGAGAAGAACCAGGAGAAACTCGG GAAGGAGAGGGCAGAGTTTGAGCAGCGGAAGGCTGAGGAGCTGGCCAGGTTTGAGGAGTTCAAGAGGGAGGAGACCAAGAAGCTGCAGAAGGAACGCAAGGTGTTTGAGAAGCACGCCTCCGCCGCCAGAGCCATACCAGACAAGAGGGAGCGCGACGAGATCCAG GCCATGAAGAAGCAGCTGAGTTCCCTGCAGGAGGAATTGAAGCGGAGAGAGAGCCGCTGGTCCACCACACACAGCCGTCTCCGGCAGCAGATAGACTCCCTGAGCTCAGACAACAGTGACCTGAGAGACGAGGTCCGCACCCTGGAGAAACTACGCCTCAGCACCTGGGGGAAGATTGGGACAGACagcgaaagagagaaagacaggagagaggagagagcgagggagggaccCAGGCCGTTGGACAGTTACATTGCTCTTGAAGCCAGGTGCCTCAAATTGGCA AGTCCTCCTGACACGGTGAGGAGCAGCATTTCCTCAAAAGGCAGCCCATCAGGACACAGCCCCTCCACTCAAG GAGGTATCAGGGGCATCCTGAAGAGGTCAGGCCCTACACTAGCACCCAGCCCCGCTCACAGTTACAGTTCAGAGGATAGACCAGCATTTTTGACCAGCAGCCACCACCCAGCACAGAGCCACGACCACTCACACAACCTGTCCCCT AGGGCTCGAGGTCTGCAGACTGAGACAACCGAGGTCAAAGACCAACAAGAGCCAGGTCAGGATGTCATCACCCACACTGATGGAAAG ATGGAGAGGGTTCTGGCCTGTGGAGGGAGACTCATCATCTTTCCCAATGGGACCAGGAAGGAGGTGTCAGCGGACGGACAGACAGCCAAAGTCACCTTCTTCAACGGGGACATCAAGCAGGTCATGGCTGACCAGAGAGTG ATCTACTACTATGCTGATGCTCAGACCACTCACACCACCTATCCTGACGGCATCGAGGTTCTGCAGTTCCCCAAcaaccagactg AGAAGCATTTCCCGGATGGCCGTAAGGAGATCACATTCCCTGACCAGACAGTCAAAAACCTGTATCCAGATGGGAGGGAAGAGAGTGTGCTCACTGACGGGACCATCATCCAAGTTAACTT GGATGGCAGTAAGGCGATCCAGTTCAACACAGGCCAGAAGGAGGTCCACACAGCCGACTATAAGAGGAGGGAGTACCCAGATGGCACTTTGAAGACGGTCTATACAGATGGCAGACAGGAGACCCGCTACCCCACCGGACGCCTCAGAGTTAAAGACAAGCATGGCAACATTGTCATAGACAACAGGCCCTAG
- the LOC121571675 gene encoding centromere protein J isoform X2: protein MSSPAGLQAQQSQTNFLARWMPSSSRAGVILNASQDLAESLRHSSVWRSRDVNDSFASQFVPLPVSSSSSCLSVSSLVHYAEPGTELSKQQNQRPGDRTLSDRQFAGLQTVSQGLTLPGEMDSMEKFVEQSQDLPLMLKLEQLRQWQQHMQEQLKAHQLEELVHLQEEQQRLLGMVHVAQQNGADYIETSRLTGADWGENTLLGGSPLSHRPPAAKSFPIGPPQGPASSQLWRQGPTFRQPPRDQEQEVEEQDQKLGTEAWSNPHKHHQLSGDADHRGGDEEDEEVTLSPHSDPSMTADRKAYRGDDCELDSQDRPIKPGIRGQKQTFEALLEEQLRLEEQRLKTTQQQQSPEAAEGASPRANTKRAFLRRGEGLSRFTNRSKAPLPNRGRPQKDPKPQAKVSTRWTSEPTQKVSQRPPVQRKTAVLNKENRPRDPCSPLLDSVRPEGKAAKPAAVRPRVLGSHQRQNVEMTNCLRPREVISNKVGGTSQPVSRTPAAVTKQFGLEERTGALQRNGSGPLRPDRAAEGNSGVPEYSFELSFQEKLQHWDCDRQKESVELGEFELLEQAAEELSFSSNSSFVMKVLQLDQQHPLQGSRGRHPRRLSSTPIKSPSPPKGVHSGGTSKSGQGTGTSSSESPGVSAVRAKEVVMRENSKATEDDEEEEEDKVSDVKQHEEISDVLFRSSSEFGDREEVARPSYQTTFSSNLWENPLPASNPPYDKRSYQDREGGSGQAEEGRESDIDDSTLLEDREEGDHEGLLVFDDDDTWNDLEEAGSIVEDDSRTRGAATGNRHTPTATVNDISPPERTLKRKVAVAKGTELERVSVITAANQEPDPPPASQLMARLFPSLKPKTQASPPPQPEPRKTEDGSGQQQQSRQLRERLLELELEIERFRTENAALARLRQENEKNQEKLGKERAEFEQRKAEELARFEEFKREETKKLQKERKVFEKHASAARAIPDKRERDEIQAMKKQLSSLQEELKRRESRWSTTHSRLRQQIDSLSSDNSDLRDEVRTLEKLRLSTWGKIGTDSEREKDRREERAREGPRPLDSYIALEARCLKLASPPDTVRSSISSKGSPSGHSPSTQGTRKEVSGAS from the exons ATGTCATCTCCAGCTGGGTTGCAGGCTCAGCAGTCCCAAACAAACTTCCTTGCCCGATGGATGCCGAGCAGCTCCCGTGCCGGGGTTATCTTGAACGCCTCCCAGGACCTGGCTGAGTCTCTTCGACACAGCTCTGTCTGGAGGTCCCGGGACGTGAATGACTCCTTTGCCTCTCAGTTTGTTCCCCTCCCGGTCTCCAGTAGTAGCAGTTGCCTCAGTGTCAGTTCCCTCGTCCATTATGCTGAGCCCGGGACAGAATTGAGCAAACAACAGAATCAGCGACCGGGGGATAGGACTTTGTCTGACAGACAATTTGCTGGACTGCAAACAGTGTCTCAAGGGttgacattacctggagagatgGACAGTATGGAGAAGTTTGTAGAGCAGTCTCAGGACCTACCCCTAATGCTCAAACTTGAACAG CTGAGGCAGTGGCAGCAGCACATGCAGGAGCAGCTGAAAGCCCACCAGCTGGAGGAACTCGTCCATCTCCAGGAGGAGCAACAAAGGTTACTGGGCATGGTGCATGTGGCTCAGCAGAATGGGGCAG ATTACATAGAGACCTCCAGGTTGACGGGAGCAGACTGGGGAGAGAACACTCTACTGGGgggctcccccctctctcacagACCCCCAGCAGCCAAGAGCTTCCCTATAGGCCCCCCACAAGGGCCTGCGTCTTCCCAGCTCTGGAGACAGGGGCCTACATTCCGGCAGCCGCCAAGGGACCAGGAGCAGGAAGTGGAGGAACAGGACCAAAAACTGG GGACAGAAGCATGGAGCAATCCACACAAACATCATCAGCTGAGTGGAGATGCTGAtcataggggtggtgatgaggaggatgaggaagtcACGTTATCTCCCCATTCTGATCCCTCTATGACTGCAGACCGCAAAGCATACAGAGGAGATGACTGTGAACTAGACTCACAGGACAG GCCCATTAAACCAGGGATAAGGGGGCAGAAGCAGACGTTTGAGGCGCTCCTGGAGGAACAGCTGAGGCTGGAGGAGCAGAGACTGAAGACCACCCAGCAGCAGCAG AGCCCTGAGGCAGCTGAGGGAGCCAGTCCGAGAGCTAATACCAAGAGAGCCTTCCTGAGGCGAGGGGAGGGCCTCTCCAGATTCACCAACCGAAGCAAAGCCCCTCTGCCCAACAGAGGGAGACCCCAAAAAGATCCCAAACCCCAGGCCAAGGTCAGCACCCGTTGGACCTCAGAGCCCACCCAGAAGGTCAGTCAGCGCCCACCCGTACAGCGCAAGACTGCTGTGCTCAACAAGGAGAACAGACCAAGAGACCCGTGCTCACCCCTCCTGGACAGTGTCAGACCAGAGGGCAAGGCAGCCAAGCCGGCCGCAGTGAGACCCAGAGTCCTGGGCAGTCACCAGAGACAGAACGTGGAGATGACTAACTGTCTAAGGCCAAGGGAGGTGATTAGTAACAAGGTGGGTGGGACTTCTCAGCCTGTGAGTAGAACTCCTGCAGCTGTAACTAAACAGTTTGGGCTTGAAGAGAGGACTGGAGCCCTGCAGAGGAATGGAAGTGGTCCATTGAGACCGGATAGAGCAGCAGAGGGAAATTCGGGTGTTCCGGAGTATTCCTTTGAGCTGTCGTTCCAGGAGAAGCTGCAGCACTGGGACTGTGACCGtcagaaggagagtgtggagctGGGGGAGTTTGAGCTGCTGGAGCAGGCAGCCGAGgaactctccttctcctctaacTCATCCTTCGTCATGAAG GTGCTGCAGCTGGACCAGCAACACCCCCTCCAGGGCAGCAGGGGGCGCCACCCGCGACGCCTCTCCTCCACGCCCATCAAATCCCCCTCGCCGCCTAAAGGGGTTCACAGCGGGGGCACCAGTAAAAGTGGCCAAGGCACAGGGACCAGCTCATCTGAATCACCAGGAGTATCTGCTGTGAGGGCAAAGGAGGTTGTGATGAGGGAAAACAGCAAAGCCActgaggatgatgaggaggaggaggaagataaaGTGAGCGACGTCAAACAACATGAGGAAATCTCTGACGTCTTGTTCCGCAGTAGCTCTGAATTCGGGGATCGGGAGGAAGTAGCCCGACCATCATACCAGACTACCTTTTCCAGCAACCTCTGGGAAAACCCGCTCCCTGCATCCAACCCTCCATACGACAAGAGGTCATATCAGGACAGAGAGGGTGGCTCAGGCCAGGCAGAGGAGGGCAGGGAGAGTGACATTGACGACTCCACCCTATTGgaggacagagaagagggggaCCACGAGGGTCTGTTGGTGTTTGATGATGACGACACCTGGAACGACCTGGAGGAGGCTGGCAGCATCGTTGAGGATGACAGCAGAACAAGAGGCGCTGCTACAGGAAACCGACACACTCCCACAGCAACAGTGAATGACATCTCACCCCCAGAGAGGACACTGAAGAGAAAGGTGGCTGTGGCCAAAGGGACGGAGCTGGAGAGGGTGTCTGTTATCACAGCAGCCAACCAGGAGCCAGATCCTCCTCCCGCTTCCCAGCTCATGGCCAGGCTGTTCCCCTCGCTAAAGCCCAAAACCCAGGCCTCTCCCCCACCTCAACCAGAGCCTAGGAAGACTGAGGACGGATCAG GCCAGCAGCAGCAGTCCAGGCAGCTGAGGGAGAGgctgctggagctggagctggagatTGAACGTTTCAGGACAGAGAATGCTGCCTTGGCCAGACTCAGACAGGAGAACGAGAAGAACCAGGAGAAACTCGG GAAGGAGAGGGCAGAGTTTGAGCAGCGGAAGGCTGAGGAGCTGGCCAGGTTTGAGGAGTTCAAGAGGGAGGAGACCAAGAAGCTGCAGAAGGAACGCAAGGTGTTTGAGAAGCACGCCTCCGCCGCCAGAGCCATACCAGACAAGAGGGAGCGCGACGAGATCCAG GCCATGAAGAAGCAGCTGAGTTCCCTGCAGGAGGAATTGAAGCGGAGAGAGAGCCGCTGGTCCACCACACACAGCCGTCTCCGGCAGCAGATAGACTCCCTGAGCTCAGACAACAGTGACCTGAGAGACGAGGTCCGCACCCTGGAGAAACTACGCCTCAGCACCTGGGGGAAGATTGGGACAGACagcgaaagagagaaagacaggagagaggagagagcgagggagggaccCAGGCCGTTGGACAGTTACATTGCTCTTGAAGCCAGGTGCCTCAAATTGGCA AGTCCTCCTGACACGGTGAGGAGCAGCATTTCCTCAAAAGGCAGCCCATCAGGACACAGCCCCTCCACTCAAGGTACAAGGAAG GAGGTATCAGGGGCATCCTGA